The genome window TGTTCGACGGTCCGACGCAGCGAGTCACCGGACGGCTCAGCCAAGGGTCGACCGCCTCCACCTGTTCTCAGGAGGTCAAGGTTCAAGTTGGGGTCAGCCATCTCACTACCGATGACCTCGTCAAAGTGTCGGAGGTCAAGCCTGGCGGGGGAAGCACGTCTGGTTCATCGGCTCGTACTGGTAAAGAGGAAGTAGTACAGTGGAACGCCACGACGACTGTGRCGAAAGACGASGACTTTGACTGGGAGGATGACGACCTTCTCAATGACCCTATCGTGTTGGAGATGACCCAGAATCCTGAGGGGCTGAAAACGCTGTCCCCCAaacccagcagctcactgactctgagcactgacagagacaacacacagctgCTAACAGATACAGAAAAGACCCTACCACCCTCCTCTACTACCTCTAATCCTATCAGCCTGTCCTCTCACTCTGTCTGGAAGGGGACAAGCACACACCTTCAACCCTCAAACAGAGGTGGCCTCACTGGGCCGTGTCCTAAACCCAAGCCCGCCAGCAGAAGCACTTTCCTGCTGCAGCCCAACCTTTGTTTCCAGGTGAATATGGCTCCGACAACCAGAGAAGCACCCAGACCGTTCCTCACTGTTGGAGAKGCCCAGTCTGAGAGGCCCGGCGTGTCTGCAGCCGTGGGGAGTAGGGGCCCCAGTAGAGACTCTGCAGAAGGGAAGGCTGATGGGGTGAGCACAGCCACAACCTCCCGTGGAACCACAGCCCCAGACTCCGCWTTCAAAGACATCTCAGAGGAGGACCTCCAGTCCCTGTTTGACTCTGAGTCGCTGTGGAACGACGACGAAGGTGACGATGACGAACTGCTGTATCAGGTGTGTGACGACGTGGAGAGGATCTCCAACAGTCAGCCCTTGTCCGAGGAAGCCTCCGCAACCACGGATGCCACTGAGGTCCGCGTCCAAGAGAGCAAACCGAAAGCCGCTCCAACCGCCCCTCTGGCTGCAGCGAGAGAGGGGTCTATGACTATGGATAGGGCTGTAGGTGGTCCTAGCAGTAAACAGTCAACCACCTGCACGTCTGKCCGCTCCAACTCAGCACCAGGAGATAGGAGCAGCACCCCTGTGCACTTTCAGAGATGGAACATTCCAGCGAAAGCAGGAAATGTTTGGGTAGGACATCATACAGCCATGTCCCAGAGCCATCCAGGTAGCGGGGAGGGTCTGGGMAAGTTTACCCAGCTGAGGGGTGCTCCAGCCTGGGGAACATTTGGCCTAGGATCCCTTGGAGTTAGAACCTTCCAAGCTGGAGACTCAAAGTCGGTCATGCCACGGACAGTGTCGGCGAGAACCCTCCCAAACTCAAATTCCCATCATGCATCATCGTTCAAGAGACATCTGTCGGACTCGGCCGCCATCGGCAACAAAGGTGAGCTTTTTACCCCATCAAAAGGCAAAACAATATCCTCCACTTGTCAGTTTACCTCTAGTATTACATTAAATGTTGGCCCCTAACAACACATTAGCCAATCAGGAAGTTTACTCAAAGCGTTATCCACTTATCCCTGGAAGTCAAGCTAGTCCAGTGTACTGAAGAGAAGAGCTCCCATAGTCAGCCAGTGTAGCTAATTTTAAACTTGTAAAGTACATGAAAAAACGCATCTAATGGAGGCAGTCAAGTTTACTGAAGAGATGGCTGTTGGGTCAGGGCTCTGAGAGGTTAGGAGGTAAATAAGAATGGTTGTTGGGTCAGGGCTTCTGAGAGGTTAGGAGGTAAATAGATGGCTGTTGGGTCAGGGCTCTGAGAGGTTTGGAGGTAAATAGATGGTTGTTTGTACTTTAGAACTGAATAGCTTCATTTCTATTCAATTATGTATTTTCAAAGttgtaaatgtgtaaatgtattaACTTCTTGTGCATAAAAATTGATACACTAATTGTCTGTGCTTTTTATCCGTCAGTCACTGTAGGCACATTCTGTCTTTAAGCTTTTCATTTGCAGTCAGAGTCCTATttccatgtaatctgatttgTTTCTCAGTGTTAGTCAGCAGTCAGATGACGGGGAGATGCACGGAGGAGGAGATTGAGAGGAAGAAGCAGGAGGCCA of Salvelinus sp. IW2-2015 unplaced genomic scaffold, ASM291031v2 Un_scaffold3833, whole genome shotgun sequence contains these proteins:
- the LOC112076550 gene encoding ewing's tumor-associated antigen 1 isoform X1; protein product: MPNPRKHDHNTGSNDISQIWSHSGSHVSTFSQKRLRTNKSGKSPKLTPKSSHSVRKSPHTRSKDLETPKRRARGRYTGLNNTADSPGDGDILQDIIWDPASPTPARSGEGPSNXRVVEISDIVNRIAPKDAQHVSVDSPLLQWIGDSAVPCTPEVRPPKARKKSTRKSSVEDLMQLARQFDINMHQQDRERKSSEHRNNTINNNRYEEEPKGPTTMSSSAQRVEAELNALFDGPTQRVTGRLSQGSTASTCSQEVKVQVGVSHLTTDDLVKVSEVKPGGGSTSGSSARTGKEEVVQWNATTTVXKDXDFDWEDDDLLNDPIVLEMTQNPEGLKTLSPKPSSSLTLSTDRDNTQLLTDTEKTLPPSSTTSNPISLSSHSVWKGTSTHLQPSNRGGLTGPCPKPKPASRSTFLLQPNLCFQVNMAPTTREAPRPFLTVGXAQSERPGVSAAVGSRGPSRDSAEGKADGVSTATTSRGTTAPDSAFKDISEEDLQSLFDSESLWNDDEGDDDELLYQVCDDVERISNSQPLSEEASATTDATEVRVQESKPKAAPTAPLAAAREGSMTMDRAVGGPSSKQSTTCTSXRSNSAPGDRSSTPVHFQRWNIPAKAGNVWVGHHTAMSQSHPGSGEGLGKFTQLRGAPAWGTFGLGSLGVRTFQAGDSKSVMPRTVSARTLPNSNSHHASSFKRHLSDSAAIGNKVLVSSQMTGRCTEEEIERKKQEAIARRRTRETSLKAGGLPL
- the LOC112076550 gene encoding ewing's tumor-associated antigen 1 isoform X2, with protein sequence MPNPRKHDHNTGSNDISQIWSHSGSHVSTFSQKRLRTNKSGKSPKLTPKSSHSVRKSPHTRSKDLETPKRRARGRYTGLNNTADSPGDGDILQDIIWDPASPTPARSGEGPSNXRVVEISDIVNRIAPKDAQHVSVDSPLLQWIGDSAVPCTPEVRPPKARKKSTRKSSVEDLMQLARQFDINMHQQDRERKSSEHRNNTINNNRYEEEPKGPTTMSSSAQRVEAELNALFDGPTQRVTGRLSQGSTASTCSQEVKVQVGVSHLTTDDLVKVSEVKPGGGSTSGSSARTGKEEVVQWNATTTVXKDXDFDWEDDDLLNDPIVLEMTQNPEGLKTLSPKPSSSLTLSTDRDNTQLLTDTEKTLPPSSTTSNPISLSSHSVWKGTSTHLQPSNRGGLTGPCPKPKPASRSTFLLQPNLCFQVNMAPTTREAPRPFLTVGXAQSERPGVSAAVGSRGPSRDSAEGKADGVSTATTSRGTTAPDSAFKDISEEDLQSLFDSESLWNDDEGDDDELLYQVCDDVERISNSQPLSEEASATTDATEVRVQESKPKAAPTAPLAAAREGSMTMDRAVGGPSSKQSTTCTSXRSNSAPGDRSSTPVHFQRWNIPAKAGNVWVGHHTAMSQSHPGSGEGLGKFTQLRGAPAWGTFGLGSLGVRTFQAGDSKSVMPRTVSARTLPNSNSHHASSFKRHLSDSAAIGNKVFVSSQMTGRCTEEEIERKKQEAIARRRTREMSLKAGGLPL